A window from Hymenobacter volaticus encodes these proteins:
- a CDS encoding xanthine dehydrogenase family protein molybdopterin-binding subunit: protein MSQLITTPPTVEAGTTGTSYIGKPTNRVDGPAKVTGAAKYSAEFKVPGMLYGYVVNSTITKGRITKIHSEPVLALPGVVQIFSHENVPSLAWFDRNYKDDVAPGGSPFRPLHDEKIMFNMQPVAVVIAETFELARYGASLLQIDYEEEKFETNIELKRDEGFEPGRGKTGWMPPPSPRGNPNDALKNATHRIEGEYMHGTQHHNPMEMFGTTVEYHPDGKITAYDKTQGVYNVQQYITKIFGLSKDEARVINLYMGGGFGSGLRPQYTVFLAVLAALELKRSVRVTLTRQQMFSFGHRPHTLQYVKMGTNPDGTLAALQHHALHETSKFEDYTENVVNWSGMLYQCDNVKLGYQIAKLDVFTPQDMRAPGAATGSFALEVAMDEMAYAAGLDPLDFRIRNYAERDQNLKRPFSSKKLRECYHQGAARFGWDKRTAEPRSMREGNMLIGWGMAGGVWDASMQKVSAKATLTADGKLTVASATGDIGTGTYTIMTQIAAETLGLPLEAVTFQLGDTDLPESPVEGGSWTAASVGTAVQKVCQNIGEKLLKLAQKMEGHPLKGADIDDVEFANGQIRLREKPEEAVVIRDVLQASGEEKLEATSNSGPDMIKQLPYSLHSHNAVFVEVKVDEDLGTVHVTRVVNAVAAGRILNTKTARSQVLGSVVWGISMAMMEETVMDHHFGRYMNHNYAEYHIPVNADIHDIDVVFVEEEDDKVNPLGVKGIGEVGLLGVAAAITNAVYHATGKRIRELPIYMDKLL from the coding sequence ATGAGCCAGCTTATAACTACTCCGCCCACCGTCGAGGCGGGCACCACCGGAACCAGCTACATCGGCAAGCCCACCAACCGCGTCGATGGGCCGGCCAAGGTGACGGGCGCCGCCAAGTATTCGGCCGAATTCAAGGTGCCGGGTATGCTGTATGGCTACGTGGTCAACAGCACCATCACCAAGGGCCGCATTACCAAAATTCACTCCGAGCCCGTGTTGGCGCTGCCGGGCGTGGTGCAGATTTTCTCGCATGAGAACGTACCGTCGTTAGCCTGGTTCGACCGCAACTACAAAGACGATGTAGCACCCGGCGGCTCGCCGTTCCGGCCCCTGCACGACGAGAAAATCATGTTCAACATGCAGCCTGTGGCAGTGGTCATAGCCGAAACGTTCGAGCTGGCCCGCTACGGCGCGTCGCTGTTGCAGATCGACTACGAGGAAGAGAAATTTGAAACCAATATCGAGCTGAAGCGCGACGAAGGGTTCGAGCCGGGCCGAGGCAAAACCGGCTGGATGCCGCCACCGTCGCCTCGCGGCAACCCCAACGACGCGCTGAAAAACGCTACCCACCGCATCGAGGGCGAGTACATGCACGGCACGCAGCATCACAACCCCATGGAGATGTTCGGTACCACCGTGGAGTATCATCCCGATGGCAAAATCACGGCCTACGACAAAACGCAGGGCGTGTACAACGTGCAGCAGTACATCACCAAAATTTTTGGGCTCAGTAAAGACGAAGCCCGGGTGATTAACCTGTACATGGGCGGTGGGTTCGGCTCGGGCCTGCGGCCCCAATACACGGTGTTCTTGGCGGTGCTGGCCGCGCTGGAACTGAAACGCTCGGTGCGCGTGACGCTCACGCGCCAGCAGATGTTCTCGTTTGGCCACCGTCCCCACACGCTGCAATACGTGAAGATGGGCACCAACCCCGACGGCACGCTGGCCGCCCTGCAACACCACGCCCTCCACGAGACTTCGAAATTCGAGGACTACACCGAAAACGTGGTGAACTGGTCGGGCATGCTCTATCAGTGCGACAACGTGAAGTTGGGCTATCAGATAGCGAAGCTCGACGTGTTTACGCCCCAAGACATGCGCGCCCCCGGTGCCGCCACCGGCTCCTTCGCCCTCGAAGTAGCCATGGACGAAATGGCTTACGCCGCCGGACTCGACCCGCTTGACTTCCGCATCCGCAACTACGCCGAGCGCGACCAAAACCTGAAGCGGCCTTTCTCTAGCAAGAAACTGCGCGAGTGCTACCACCAAGGCGCCGCCCGATTCGGATGGGACAAACGCACCGCAGAGCCGCGCTCCATGCGCGAAGGCAACATGCTAATCGGTTGGGGCATGGCCGGAGGCGTATGGGATGCTTCCATGCAGAAAGTTAGCGCCAAAGCCACGCTCACCGCCGACGGTAAGCTAACCGTAGCCAGCGCCACAGGTGACATTGGCACCGGCACCTATACCATTATGACGCAAATAGCGGCCGAAACGCTTGGCTTGCCTCTGGAGGCCGTAACGTTCCAACTCGGGGACACGGATCTACCGGAGTCGCCGGTGGAAGGCGGTTCCTGGACGGCGGCCTCAGTGGGCACAGCCGTGCAGAAAGTTTGCCAGAATATCGGAGAAAAGCTGCTCAAGCTCGCTCAGAAGATGGAAGGCCACCCGCTCAAAGGCGCCGACATCGACGACGTAGAGTTTGCCAACGGCCAGATACGCCTGCGCGAAAAGCCAGAAGAAGCGGTTGTTATCCGCGACGTACTGCAAGCCAGTGGTGAAGAGAAGCTGGAGGCCACCAGTAACTCTGGACCCGATATGATCAAGCAGCTACCGTACTCGTTGCACTCCCACAACGCCGTGTTCGTGGAAGTGAAGGTAGACGAGGACTTGGGTACCGTGCACGTGACGCGGGTAGTGAATGCTGTAGCTGCCGGCCGTATTCTGAACACCAAAACCGCTCGCAGCCAGGTGCTTGGCTCGGTGGTGTGGGGCATTAGCATGGCCATGATGGAAGAAACCGTCATGGACCACCACTTCGGCCGCTACATGAACCACAACTACGCCGAGTACCACATTCCCGTCAACGCCGACATCCACGACATTGACGTGGTTTTCGTAGAAGAGGAAGACGACAAAGTGAATCCTCTCGGCGTGAAAGGTATCGGTGAAGTTGGCTTGCTCGGTGTAGCCGCCGCCATCACCAACGCCGTGTACCACGCCACCGGCAAGCGCATCCGCGAGTTGCCAATCTACATGGACAAGCTGCTGTAG
- a CDS encoding FAD binding domain-containing protein, translating into MNSFTYTSATAVDTAVRDKSTNSKSAFVAGGTNLLDLMKENVEKPTHLIGLNKLPLTAIEDNPEGGLRLGALATNADTAWHPEVEKRYPLLSQTILAGATAQLRNMATNGGNLLQRTRCYYFYDTSTPCNKREPGSGCSALQGYNRIHAILGTSPQCIATHPSDMAVALAALEATVRVSGPHGERTIAFDDFHRLPGDQPERDNTLETGELITALDMPAKGFEKNFTYLKLRDRTSYAFAVVSVAVGLELEGNTIKEARIALGGVAHKPWRDMAVEETLRGQSATEDNFRQAATAIMHNAQGYGYNNFKIELGKRAIVRALKQATEMDQPLDANAYLNSNP; encoded by the coding sequence ATGAACAGCTTCACCTATACCAGCGCGACGGCCGTGGACACGGCCGTGCGCGACAAGTCCACCAACTCGAAATCGGCGTTTGTGGCGGGCGGCACCAACCTCTTGGATTTGATGAAGGAAAACGTGGAAAAGCCCACGCACCTCATCGGCCTCAACAAGCTGCCGCTCACGGCCATCGAAGACAACCCGGAAGGCGGCCTGCGGCTCGGCGCCCTTGCCACCAACGCCGATACCGCTTGGCACCCCGAAGTGGAAAAGCGGTATCCGTTGCTAAGCCAGACGATATTGGCCGGTGCCACGGCCCAACTACGCAACATGGCCACCAACGGCGGCAACTTGCTCCAGCGCACCCGCTGCTACTATTTCTACGACACCTCCACGCCCTGCAACAAGCGGGAGCCTGGCTCCGGTTGCTCGGCCTTGCAAGGCTACAACCGCATCCACGCAATTTTGGGCACCAGTCCGCAGTGCATTGCCACGCACCCCTCGGATATGGCTGTGGCCCTGGCCGCCCTCGAAGCCACCGTGCGCGTGAGTGGCCCGCACGGCGAGCGGACCATTGCCTTCGATGACTTCCATCGCCTGCCCGGCGACCAACCAGAGCGCGACAACACACTCGAAACCGGCGAGCTGATTACGGCGCTGGATATGCCGGCCAAAGGCTTCGAGAAGAACTTCACCTATCTCAAGCTGCGCGACCGGACCAGCTACGCCTTCGCCGTAGTATCGGTGGCGGTCGGGTTGGAGCTGGAAGGTAACACCATCAAGGAGGCCCGCATTGCTTTGGGCGGCGTGGCGCACAAGCCGTGGCGCGACATGGCAGTAGAGGAAACCCTCCGCGGTCAGTCGGCTACCGAAGACAATTTCCGTCAAGCCGCCACGGCCATCATGCACAACGCCCAAGGCTACGGCTACAACAACTTCAAGATCGAGCTCGGCAAGCGCGCCATCGTGCGAGCCCTCAAGCAGGCCACCGAAATGGACCAGCCCCTCGATGCCAACGCTTATCTAAACTCGAATCCATGA
- a CDS encoding (2Fe-2S)-binding protein encodes MKPTPTIPSAGFGALPEPPATGNVTLIINGVRREMQLAPWTSLLDALREYADLTGTKKGCDHGQCGSCTVLVNGKRINSCLTLAVMQDGNEVTTIEGLGQEGNLHPLQQAFIDHDAFQCGYCTPGQICSAQGLINEGRAHTEDEIRELMSGNLCRCGAYVGILAAVKEVVDKQKVKL; translated from the coding sequence ATGAAACCAACTCCGACCATCCCGTCCGCCGGCTTCGGCGCGCTGCCTGAGCCACCGGCTACTGGGAATGTTACCCTAATTATCAACGGCGTGCGCCGCGAAATGCAGTTGGCCCCCTGGACTTCGCTACTCGATGCCCTCCGCGAGTACGCCGACCTGACCGGTACCAAAAAAGGCTGCGACCATGGGCAGTGCGGTTCCTGTACGGTGCTCGTGAACGGCAAGCGCATCAACAGCTGCCTCACACTGGCCGTAATGCAGGACGGCAACGAAGTAACCACCATCGAAGGGCTGGGCCAGGAAGGCAACCTGCACCCGTTGCAGCAAGCCTTTATCGACCACGATGCCTTCCAGTGCGGCTACTGCACGCCCGGCCAGATTTGCTCGGCCCAAGGGCTTATCAATGAAGGCCGCGCCCACACCGAAGACGAAATCCGGGAGTTGATGAGTGGCAACCTCTGCCGCTGCGGCGCCTACGTAGGCATCTTGGCCGCGGTGAAGGAAGTGGTAGACAAGCAGAAGGTGAAGTTGTGA